The genomic interval TGAACATCCGGTGCTCCAGTACCGTTGGGCGCTACGGGATGGAAAAGAAGGGAAGGCCCTTGTGTATTACGGGCTGCGCAATCCGCCGCGCCAGCATGAGTCCGTGGTGTCCATTCCCAGCTTTCTCGCCGAGGCGCTGAACCGGCCCGACGGCTCGACCAGCCTGGACAGGCTGCCGCAGGCCGTACGCGAAAGCGAGGACTTCCTGCACTTGGTGGAGCAGCGGATCGTGGTGGACCGGCCGGAGCAGCGCAAACCGTCCACGGCCGAGCACAAGCGGGCCTGCGTCCGGTGCGTGGCCGACGACCACCTGTTGCCCGGGCTGGAGTTCGATGAACGCGGTGTGTGCGCCTTCTGCCAGTGCTACGAGCTGGCCGAACGGGATGGCGGGTCCGCCGGACCGCGCAACCAGGTGGATGACGCCGAACTCCTGTCCATCGCCGCCGCCAACAAGGAGTCCCGGTTCGACGTCATGGTCCTGTGCACCGGCGGCAAGGACTCCACCTATCTTTTATGGTATCTGGCCAAAAAGCTTGGGCTCCGCGTTCTCGCCGCATCCTGGAACATGCCGTACACCAACGAGACCTGCCGGAGAAATCTTCGCCGCGCTCTTGAACTGCTGCCACAGGTCGAGCTGGTGGAGCGGACCCTGCCCTGGAACGACATCCGCGCCGCCATGCGCGCCCAGTTCGGCAACGTGGGCGTGCCGTGCCTCTGCCCGGTGGTGGCCCATGTGTTGTTCTTCCCCCTGGCCACGGAGGAGCGGATTCCGATAGTCATGCAGGGGGTTGAGGAAGTGCAGCTGGCGGTCATGAGCTATGTGCTGCGCAACCTGCGGCCGGGCAAGGGACAGTCCAAGCCCGCGCCGCCGTCCATCCGCGAGCAGACCCTCCAGTTCCTGGAGATGGTGGCCGACGCTCCCGAACCGGCCGATCCCTTTTCCATGACAGCGGATTTCATCAACTACCAGCGGTCCATCCGGAGCGTCCTCGATCCGATCTATGCGCCGTTCGACCGCATGCTGCGAAGGGCCAGACTGGACGAATCCGCGTTCCTGCCGCAGCTACGACGCCTCAGGACGAATGAGCTGTACGGCACGTGGTCGGAGGTGGCGGAGCTCATGCACAAGGAGATGGACTGGAGAATGCCGCCGGGGCAGAGGGGACTGCTGCACACCAGCTGCCGCATCGAGAAGGTCAAGGACTACTGCCAGTACATGCGCTTCCGCAACATGCGCTCCACCTACTTCCCGCAATCCATCGTGGAGGTGAGCGCCGGGGTCTTCTTCGGGCTGCTTTCCCGCGAGCAGGGACTGAAGGAGGTGGCGGAGTTGGGCTATCACCACGAGCCGGAGGTCATGGCCGAGCTGCTCGAAGACCTGAAAATGGGCGAGAGTGACCGCAAGCCCCATGGAGAAGCCGTCTATTCCCTGTGCAACTGCTCCGAAGGATTCTGAGGGGATCATGAATGATGACTTCCTGAACCGGGCGCTGCCCATCTTCACCGAGGCGGGCTTCGCGGTCATCAGGAGCAAGCTCGTCGCCTTCGCCGGCCTGGGCGGCGTGGGCGGCGGCGCGTTTCTGGCCCTGGTCCGCTGCGGGGTGACGCGGTTCCGCCTGGCGGAAAACGGCGTCTTCGACCCCCCGGACATGAACCGGCAGGCCGCGGCCTTCGGCCACACCATGGAACGGCGCAAGCTCGAAGTCTATGCGGAGCTGGCCCGGTCCATCAATCCCGATGTGGACCTGGAACTCTTCCCGGAAGGGGTCGACGAGGACAACCTCGAACGGTTCCTGGCCGGAGCGGACCTGCATGTGGGGGTGATCGACGCGGAAAAGGGGGCCGAGGTCAAGGCCAAGGCTCCGGGCCTGATCCAAAAGCACGGCCTTCCCATGTTCACTTGCGGGGCCGTCGGTTTCGGCTCCGTGCTGGTGGGCCACGAGCCCGGCGGCATGATGCCGGAGGAGTTCTGGCGACTGGCGAAGGAGAAATCCAACGGCGGCGGCCTGATGCCGTCACTGCTCGAAGATTTCTTCAACCGTCCGGTGATGGAGCGCATCGCCCGGGGCTTGGCCTCCGGCAAAGCGCCCACCACGGCCATCGGATGCTTGGCGGCGAACGCGCTGCTGGCTTGCGAAGTCCTCGTCTGCCTGTTGCGGGGCACCGGTCTGGTGGACCGCGAACCGATCTACGCCCCGCGGTTCACCATGGTGGATTTCCTCAGCCAGAGACTGATCGTGGGCGACGTGAGCCTTGGGGAATGACGGCCCGCCTCCCTGGCGTGATCTTCCCCTCTGGAGCCGAAAATGGACCGCAAGGAACTGATCCGCACGCTTGAGGAGTCGCGCCGGGAGATCGAGCCCGGCCAGGATGTCGGCATCGAGCCTTTTCGTCCCGAGGACGCCCTGGGCGTCGCCCTGGCCTACCATGAGGCCTATGGCGACGCCTTTCCGCTTGAATATGTCTACGACCCGGCGGAGATCGCCCGCCGCAACGCCTCGGGCGACCTGCACACCGTGGTGGCCAGGACCCCCAAGGGGGAAGTGGTGGGACTTTTCGGGCTGTTCCGCCCCGCACCCAATCCCGAGGTCTACGAGGCCGGGCAGCTCATCGTCCTGAAAAGCTACCGGAAGCGCAACGTGGCCACGGCCCTGAGCGTGGAAGCGCTCGACAACCTTCCGGTGCGCCTTGGCCTGCCCGTCATGATCTGCGAGGCGCTCACCAACAACGTGGCCTCGCAACACTTGAGCGAGGTGAAGGGCATGACCTTCACCGGGCTTGAGGTGGAGTGCATGCCGTCCCTGGCCTCCGCCAAGGCGGACGGCCCGGCCCGCAACATTTCGCTGTTGCTGATGTTCAAGGTCTTCGACAAATCCGCCTGCGCCGTGCACCTGCCCGAGGCCTACCGGTCCTTCTGCCAGGCGGCCTACGCGGAGATGAACCTGCCCCGCACCATCCTGCCCGGGGCGTCTCCGGCGGGCGATACGGTGGTCGCGAGCCGGTTCGTCCTCCCGGAGATCGGGCTGGTGCGCCAGACCGTGCAACGCTGCGGCAAGGATCTTGGCGAGCTTGTCATCGCCTCCGAAGCCGCCGCCGGGGAGCGGGGCTTGGTCCAGGTGTTCCTGAACCTCGGCGACGCCGCCGCGCCCCAGGCCGTGGAGGCTTTGCGGGACAGGGGATATTTCTTCTCCGGCCTGCTGCCTTACTGGTTTGGGGCGGACGGCCTGGCCATGCAGAAGGTCGGCCGGGAGCCGGACTGGGAGGCCATTCAGGTCTGCGGCCCAAAAGCCGACGCGGTCCGCGTCATGGTTCGGGAAGACTTCAAACGCGCCTGGAAGGGCCGACGTTCATGATCTGAACCGCACGGGCGTTCCCCTTGCCGCCATCAGACGGCGCGCGCGGAAACGGCCTCCCCGGCCGAGCCGGACAGCTGTGCCGCAGCGCGTTTTCCGATCAGGCCGAGAATGTTGTCGCGCGCGATCATGCGGGCCGTCTTCGGGGGCAGGCGATCCAGCAAGGCGTTGTACTTGAGGATGTTGGCGGGATACTTGTCCCAATGCCCCACCACGTCCGTGCCGACCATGAAGCGGCCGGGCCGGCGCGCGATCAGCTCCGCCCAGGTCGCGAAGGACGCCTCATCCTTGGCGATGTAGTTCTCGAACACCAGCCAGGAAAGATCGAAATAAAGGTTGGAGTGGCGCTGAAGCGCGCCCTCGGCGATCTCCGGCAGGTTGGAGAGCTCCACCCGGCGCGAGACGCCCACGTGCGCCCAGACGATGTTCGTCTTGCGGTTGTGGCGCAGGGCGTTCTCCATCTCCCCGAGGTAGAGGGGCTCGTCCATCTGCACGCCGGAGATGTTGTGATGAATGATGACGGGCATGCGCATTTCGGCGGCCAGGTCGTAGACGGGCAGCAGGGCGGGATGGTCCGGCCGGGGCGGCTCGCCGTAGGTCTGGGCCGTGAGGTCGTCGTGGCGGCACATGATCTCGCCGATGCCCGCGATGAGGCCGGGATATTCGCCCAGAAGCCGCCGCAGGAGATCGGCCGCGTTCATGTCGTTGGCGTTGACGCCGCAGATGAAGGGCAGGAAGCGCGAGCGGATGTGCGCCGGGGCCTGGGAAAGGTGCTTGAGCAACAGGAAGTCCGTGCCGGAATAGTAGTAGCAGCGCGAGTCGTTGGACAGGTAGTACTTGGGCTTCTTGGGCGCGGACGGGTCCCATTGCTTGATCATGGGCATCCCGAACAGCACGGCCCGCTCCACGTTGGCCGCGTTCATGGCCGCCACCAGCCGCTCCAGTCCGTCCGTGACCTGGAGAAAGTCCAGGTAGTGCAGATGGCAGTCCACATAGCTGTGGCCGGAAAACACGGGCGGCTCGGCGGCCTCGGGCTGGTTGGCCGACCCTGCGGCCAGCAGGCGGACGGGCAGGGACGCCAGACCGGCGGCGGCCAGGGACGCCTTGAGGAAATCACGACGCTTCATGCGGCCCTCCTCTTTTCGTTGAAAAGCATCCGGTTTCCGCGCCTTTCTGAAATGGGGCGAAGCCCCCCCGGCTTCGCCGGTTCATGGAAAGGCAAAAAAACTCCCGCACCGTTCTGAAACAGGGCGAAGCCCCCCGATTTTCAGTCCTCGTCGCCCAGGGCCGGGACGAAGCCCGCGCGGCGCAGGGCGGCCAGCCCGGGGAAGCCGTCCGGATCGTCGGGCGGCAGGAGGAAGCGGCGGCGGCCGTCGTCCAGGATTTCGCGCAACCGCACCAGGGCGGCGTGGGCCAGGGCCCGGGAGCCGAAAAACGCCTCGGGGTCCGGGAAGGGACGCAGGGCCGCGACGAACGGGGCGCAGTGGCGCAGGGGGGTCAGTATCTCCTCCGTGGCTCGGGCCGTGGGCTGTTCATGGCCCAGGGCGGCCAGGAAGAGCCGGGGCAGATTGAGAACCAGCCGGAGGCCCAGGCCGTTGCGGTCCAGGAGGCGGCCGAGGGCCACGAGGTCCGGGGCCCGGGCCACCAGGGGCTGGGACGCGTCCGGGGTCTCGGCGCAGCGGTTTTCGAGCAGCAGGCGCACACCGGGGCGGCGGCGGGCCAGTTCGGCCTCGAAGGGCCGGTAAAGAATGAGGAACTCCTCCAGGCCGAGACAGTCGACGCGCAACGGCGGGGAGAGCACGAGCAGGCGCGGGGCGGGCAGATCCCGGACGAGGCGGTGGAAATGGAGGTAGAACTCACGGGTCCAGGGCTGGCCGGACCAGAGCCGGGGCAGGCCGTCGCGGCGGGCGTCGCGCAGCATGTTCAGGCCCCTGAGCAGGGGCGAGACGCAGGCGCGAGGCTCGTCGCCGGTTTCGGCGCGCAGGGCGTAAAGCCCGTCCGGGGCCGGAGGGCGGGCGTCCAGGTGGCCGGGATGCTCGGTCCAGGCGCCGGGGGGCGCGTCGACGGGCGGATGGACCTGGACCAGTCGGCTCATGGCGGAAGCCCGGGCTACTTGCCCGCCAGGTTGTACTTCTTGAGCTTGTACTGGAGGTTGCTCTTGGACAGCCCGAGGAGGTCGGCGGCATGGGACTGGACGAACTCGCAGCGGACCAGGGCCCGGCGGATGACCGCGGCCTCGATCTTGTCCAGGGTCTGGGCCAGATCGAGCTTGATGGGCAGGAGGTCCACGGCGCTCTTGAACTGGGAATCCTCGTCCTTGATCTCCGGGGGCAGATCGTCGGCGTCGATGTACTCGCCCGGGGCCAGGACCACGCAGCGCTCCATGACGTTCTCCAGCTGGCGCACGTTGCCCGGCCACTCGAAGGCCGTGAGGTAGTCCATGGCCGAGGGACTGAAGCCCTTGAACTCCCGGCCCGCCTCCTTGGAGAACTTGTGCAGGAAGTGGGTGGCCAGGATGGGGATATCCTCGCGGCGCTCGCGCAGGGGCGGCAGGGGCAGGCTGACCACGTTCAGACGGTAGTAGAGATCCTCGCGGAAGGTTCCGTCCTTGACGGCCTGCTGGAGGTTCTTGTTGGTGGCGGCGACCACGCGGATGTCCACCTCGATGGACTCGGAACCGCCGACGCGCTCGAAGGTGCGCTCCTGGAGCACGCGCAGGAGCTTGACCTGGAGGTCGTGGGAGAGCTCCCCGATCTCGTCCAGGAAGAGCGTGCCCTTGTCGGCCATTTCGAAGCGGCCCCGGTGGCGGGACACGGCTCCGGTGAAGGAGCCCTTCTCGTGGCCGAAGAGTTCGGACTCCAGGACACCCGCGCCGAAGGCCATGCAGTTCACGGCCACGAAGGGGCCGTCCTTGCGCGGGGAGCACTGATGGATGGCCCGGGCGATGAGCTCCTTGCCGGTGCCGGACTCGCCGGTGATGAGCACGGTGCTCTTGGTGGGCGCGGCGCGCTGGACCATCTCCAGGATCTGGAGCATGGGCTTGGCGCGGGCGATGATGTTGCCCAGGGCGAAGCGTTCGGCGATCTGCTCGCGGAGCATCCGGTTCTCGCGCTGGGCCCGGGCGTACTGCGCGGCCTTGGAGAGCGAGAGAAGCAGCTCCTCGTTGGAGAACGGCTTGGTGATGTAGTCGAAGGCCCCGAGCTTCATGGCCTCCACGGCGGATTCGATGCTGCCGAAGGCGGTCATGATGAGCACGGGGATGTGCGGGTAGCCTTTCTTGACGTGCTCCAGAACCTCGCGGCCCGTGAGCTTGGGCATCTTCATGTCCGTGACCACCACGTCCACCTCGGACTCACCGAGGTAGGTCAGGGCGGTTTCCGGGTCGTCCAGGGCCGTGACCTTGTAGCCCTCGTCCTCCAGGATGGTCTGAAGGATGAGCAGGTAGTTGCGTTCGTCGTCCAGGATCAGAATGTGGTCGGCCATGCTCGTGTCACCTCGGGAAGAAAGCCGGGGGCCCGGCGGGGTGCGTCCTTCTTACGTGCGCGGGAAGGTGATGTCCACCCTGGCCCCGCCCTCGGGAGCGTTGGACAGGGCGAGCGCGGCGCCGTGGGACTCGATGATGCTCTGCACGATGGCCAGGCCCAGGCCCGTGCCGCTGTCCTTGGTGGTGAAGAAGGGATCCTTGACCTTGTCCAGGCTGTCGGCCGGGAAGCCGGGGCCGGTGTCCGTGAGGGTCACACGCACGGCCTCGCCGTCGACGGAGCCCCGGATGCGGATCGTGCCGCCGCCGGGCTCCATGGCCTGCATGGCGTTGGCCACGACGTTGTAGAAGGCGCGGTAGAGCAGATCCTTGTCACCCTTGACCACGAGAGCGGGCGGACAGTCGCGATCAATGACGACCTTCTTCTTCTCGCACTCGGGCTCCAGGAACACGGCGGCCTGCTCCAGGACGCGGCAGAGATCCACGTCGTCGCGGCGGGGCTGGCGGGGCCGGGCATAGTCCAGGAAGTCGCCCACGGTACGCGACAGACGCCTGGCCTCGTCGAAGAGGGCCTCCAGGATCCGCAGGTAGGAGGGACTCTCGGCCCGGGCCTTCTTGAGCACCAGCTCGGCGCTGGAGCAGATGATGCCCAGGGGGTTGCGGATCTCGTGGGCCACTCCGGCGACCATGCGGCCCATGCCCGCGAGCTTCTCCTGCTGGAGCAGTTCGCGCTCCAGGCGCTCCTTCTCGGCCAGGCGCTCCATGTTCATGCGGTCGGCCCGGCGGATGACCGACATGATGACCCAGAACAGGGCCAGGGAGGTGAGCAGGGAGGAGAAGACCACCAGGCGCTCGAAGTTGAGCACGGCCAGATAGTCGGCGGTGACGTCCTGGGTGAACTCCAGGATGCCCATGACCGGGTTGTCGTCGCTGCCCGACGAGAGGCTGCGCTCCGCGCGCAGGGGAGAATATCCCTTGAGGACCATGCTCCCGGGCTTGAGTTCGGGCAGGAACAAGGCGACCAGCCGGGACACGCCGATGGTGAACTCGAAGTGGTTGAGCCCGGTTTCGCGGGCCCGCTTCACGCCCTCCCCGGCCAGGCCTTTCTTGCCCACGATGTCCGGGTTCAGGGAGTAGACCACCTGGTAGTCGGCCAGGGCGTAAAGCCGCAGATCCTGGACGTTCAGGCTGTGGATGGTGGTGCGCACCACCTGGTCCAGCCGGGCGTACTGCTCCTTGTTGGACAGGGCGATGGCCCCGTAGCCGATGACCGTGGGCAGGGTGAAGCGGGTGTATATCTGGTGGCTCAGGTTTTCGGTGAGCAGTTGGGCGAACTGCTTCTGCTTCTCCAGGAGCACGCGCTCGGCGTAGTTGGAGAGCAGGGTCGCAAGCGCCAAACTGGAGCCCAGGATGAGCACCAGGAGGGTCCAGGAAAGCACCTTGACGAACTGGAGCGGCCGGGCCGAGTCCGGGGCGTGTCGCGATTCCAAGCCTCAGAACTCCTGTGCGTCGCGGAGTTGCAGCATGCAGGCGTCCAGGTCGGCCTTTTCCCTGTCCAGGCCGGGACAGCCCATGCGCGCCTGGGCCAGACGTTTGCCCAGCTCCACGGCGGGCTGGTCCAGGGGATCGATGTCCAGCAGCCGGCCGGTGAGGATGGTGGCCGCGCCGAGCAGTCCCATGACCTTGCCCGCGGCCCGGGGCGTGTCGCGCTCCAGGGCGATCTCCACCAGGGGCACCCCGCTCCTGGTCAGGGCCATGCGGGTGCCGAAGGCCTCGGCGCTCAGAAGCTCCCCGAACGTCTTGTCCGCGACGTAGCCGAACTTCTCCGGCAGGGACGCCGGAAAACGCGGGCCCGGAGGCAGGCCGTCGCAGGTCAGGAAGAGGCAGGCCTTGTTGCGCGGGCCGTCCAGGAACATCTGGTTCACGGAGTGCTGGTCCGTGACGCCCACGGCCGGGATGGGCTGGCTGCCCTTGCCCTGCTTGCCGAGGCTTTCGGCCCAGAGCTGGGCGAACCAGTCGCCCAGGCTGGCCCAGAGCGGCACGTAGCCGAAGAAGATCATCTCGCAGAAGCCCGCGTCCATGAGCCCGGCGGCCCAGGCCGCCAGCCGGAAGGACGGATGCGCGGCCAGGGCGGCCCCGTCCAGGCCCGGCGCGGCCAGGGGGTCCAGGACCTCCTTGGCCCCGGCCACCAGCTCGGCCGAGTCGATGCCCAGGAACTCCGCCGGGACCAGGCCCACGGCCGAAAGCACGGAGTAGCGCCCGCCGAGGTTCTCGGGCACGGGCAGGCTGCGGCAGCCCAGACGGTCGGCCTCCTGGCGGAAGAACCCGGACTTGGCGTCCGTGACGAACCAGAGGTGCCTCTTCCAGGCCGCGCCCAGACGCTCCTCCAGCCAGCGGGTGACGATGAAGTACTGGCCCGTGGTCTCGATGGTGCCGCCGGATTTGCTCACGGCCAGCACCAGGGTCTTCTCCGGCGGCAGCTTGGCCAGCCAGGCCTCCAGGGAAATGGCGTCCACGTTGTCCGCGATCCAGAGCCAGGGACCGGCGTGGCCGGGCTGGTCCTGACCGGGGGCGAAGGCCTTCTGCAGGAAGCGCGCGCCCAGGGCCGAGCCGCCGATGCCGAGCAGGAGCATGTGCTCGAACCGCCCGAGCTCGGCCTTGGCCGCCGCCAACTCGCCCTTCAGGGTCTCCCGATAGGGCATGTTCACGAAGGGCAGCTTCCCGGCCTTGACCTCTCCGGCCAGACGCGCGGCCAGCTCCCCGGCCCGTCCCGTATGAGGCCCCAGCGGCAGCTTCGCCTCCCAGGCATTGGTCCAGTCGAGCGCGTCGGACATGGCAACCCCCTGTGGGCCTTCGGCCCGTTGTGTCGAGTCCAGGGCGCGGCCCCGGCGCGGGTCCAGAGGCGCGCAGCCCCTGGCCGCCGGAGGGCCTGGCCTACTTCTTCAACAACACCGCCCCGACCTTGTCCAGGGCGGTCTTCAGCGTCTCGTCGGCCACGGCGTAGGAGAAACGGATGCAGCGGTCGTCGCCGAAGGCCGAGCCGGGCACCAGGGCCACGCCCGCCTTCTCCAGGATGCGGGTGCAGAGCGCGGCCGAGTCCGGGGCCTCCTCGTCGTAGAAGGCCGACAGCACCGGAAAGAGATAGAACGCGCCGTCCGGGGTGGGACAGACGGCCCCGGGCCAGGATCGGATGATCCCCAGGGCCAGGTCGCGGCGGCGCTTGAAGGCGGCGCGCATCTCGTCCACCACGTCCCAGGGGCCCTCCAGGGCGGCCACGGCCGCGTGCTGGACGAAGGAGCAGACGTTGGAGGTGCTCTGGCCCTGGATCTTGTTCATGGCCTTGACCAGCTCCGGGTGGGCCAGGGCCCAGCCCAGACGCCAGCCGGTCATGCAGAAGCTCTTGGACAGCGCGCCGACCAGGGCGCAGGACTCGGGGTGGGCCTCGAAGAACCCGGCCAGGGTGCTCGGCTTGGCGGGCTCGTAGACGAGGTGGTCGTAGA from Desulfovibrio aminophilus DSM 12254 carries:
- a CDS encoding ThiF family adenylyltransferase, whose product is MNDDFLNRALPIFTEAGFAVIRSKLVAFAGLGGVGGGAFLALVRCGVTRFRLAENGVFDPPDMNRQAAAFGHTMERRKLEVYAELARSINPDVDLELFPEGVDEDNLERFLAGADLHVGVIDAEKGAEVKAKAPGLIQKHGLPMFTCGAVGFGSVLVGHEPGGMMPEEFWRLAKEKSNGGGLMPSLLEDFFNRPVMERIARGLASGKAPTTAIGCLAANALLACEVLVCLLRGTGLVDREPIYAPRFTMVDFLSQRLIVGDVSLGE
- a CDS encoding GNAT family N-acetyltransferase; protein product: MDRKELIRTLEESRREIEPGQDVGIEPFRPEDALGVALAYHEAYGDAFPLEYVYDPAEIARRNASGDLHTVVARTPKGEVVGLFGLFRPAPNPEVYEAGQLIVLKSYRKRNVATALSVEALDNLPVRLGLPVMICEALTNNVASQHLSEVKGMTFTGLEVECMPSLASAKADGPARNISLLLMFKVFDKSACAVHLPEAYRSFCQAAYAEMNLPRTILPGASPAGDTVVASRFVLPEIGLVRQTVQRCGKDLGELVIASEAAAGERGLVQVFLNLGDAAAPQAVEALRDRGYFFSGLLPYWFGADGLAMQKVGREPDWEAIQVCGPKADAVRVMVREDFKRAWKGRRS
- a CDS encoding amidohydrolase family protein encodes the protein MKRRDFLKASLAAAGLASLPVRLLAAGSANQPEAAEPPVFSGHSYVDCHLHYLDFLQVTDGLERLVAAMNAANVERAVLFGMPMIKQWDPSAPKKPKYYLSNDSRCYYYSGTDFLLLKHLSQAPAHIRSRFLPFICGVNANDMNAADLLRRLLGEYPGLIAGIGEIMCRHDDLTAQTYGEPPRPDHPALLPVYDLAAEMRMPVIIHHNISGVQMDEPLYLGEMENALRHNRKTNIVWAHVGVSRRVELSNLPEIAEGALQRHSNLYFDLSWLVFENYIAKDEASFATWAELIARRPGRFMVGTDVVGHWDKYPANILKYNALLDRLPPKTARMIARDNILGLIGKRAAAQLSGSAGEAVSARAV
- a CDS encoding sigma-54-dependent transcriptional regulator, with product MADHILILDDERNYLLILQTILEDEGYKVTALDDPETALTYLGESEVDVVVTDMKMPKLTGREVLEHVKKGYPHIPVLIMTAFGSIESAVEAMKLGAFDYITKPFSNEELLLSLSKAAQYARAQRENRMLREQIAERFALGNIIARAKPMLQILEMVQRAAPTKSTVLITGESGTGKELIARAIHQCSPRKDGPFVAVNCMAFGAGVLESELFGHEKGSFTGAVSRHRGRFEMADKGTLFLDEIGELSHDLQVKLLRVLQERTFERVGGSESIEVDIRVVAATNKNLQQAVKDGTFREDLYYRLNVVSLPLPPLRERREDIPILATHFLHKFSKEAGREFKGFSPSAMDYLTAFEWPGNVRQLENVMERCVVLAPGEYIDADDLPPEIKDEDSQFKSAVDLLPIKLDLAQTLDKIEAAVIRRALVRCEFVQSHAADLLGLSKSNLQYKLKKYNLAGK
- a CDS encoding sensor histidine kinase; translated protein: MESRHAPDSARPLQFVKVLSWTLLVLILGSSLALATLLSNYAERVLLEKQKQFAQLLTENLSHQIYTRFTLPTVIGYGAIALSNKEQYARLDQVVRTTIHSLNVQDLRLYALADYQVVYSLNPDIVGKKGLAGEGVKRARETGLNHFEFTIGVSRLVALFLPELKPGSMVLKGYSPLRAERSLSSGSDDNPVMGILEFTQDVTADYLAVLNFERLVVFSSLLTSLALFWVIMSVIRRADRMNMERLAEKERLERELLQQEKLAGMGRMVAGVAHEIRNPLGIICSSAELVLKKARAESPSYLRILEALFDEARRLSRTVGDFLDYARPRQPRRDDVDLCRVLEQAAVFLEPECEKKKVVIDRDCPPALVVKGDKDLLYRAFYNVVANAMQAMEPGGGTIRIRGSVDGEAVRVTLTDTGPGFPADSLDKVKDPFFTTKDSGTGLGLAIVQSIIESHGAALALSNAPEGGARVDITFPRT